CGCCGGGAGGAACTTGAGCATCGCGAGCATCCCGGCCGCGACGCCCGCGGCGGCGAGCGGGACCAGGTAGTCCCGCAGACGCGGCCGCAGCAGCACCTGCGTGAGCACGACCCACGCCGCGCCCGCGTACGCGTACCCGAGCACCATGCCCGGGTACATGCCCACGACCGCCTGCCACAGCACCAGGGCCGCCAGCGGGACGCCCCACCACCGGCGCCACGGCCACGCCGTCGAGAGCACGAGGAGCACCCACGGCGCCCAGGCGTAGCCGCGCACGATGTCCACGTGCTGCGCGTTCGCGAAGTAGCCGGGCGCGAAGAACCCCGCCACGAGGGCGAGCGTCGCGGTCGCCCGGCCGAGGTCCCAGCGGCGCGCGAGCACGTAGAACCCAAGGGCGCCGAACGCGACGTGCAGCGCCTGCACGACGGCCGCGGTGCGGATCGTGAAGTCGCTGACCGCGGCGGCGAGGCCGACCGGCAGGTACCAGGTCGACCCCTGGACGGCCACGGCCTGCGGGTACCCGCCCCATGCGTACGGCATCCACTCGAGCGGGTGGAAGAACCCGCCGTCGGTCCACCACGCGAACGCCTCCGCGTTGTAGCCGCCGAGGAAGTCGAACTGCGGGCTCACGCTGCCGGCGAGCCAGCCGCCGAGCACGAGGAGCTCGAGCAGCACGAGGAGGCCGACCACGACGGCCGCCTCGGACGCGAGCGCGCGCGTGCGGGCGCTCACGCGCGGCGACCTCGGCAGGGCGGGGGCGGCGGTCGTCGCGGTCACCGGTCGGTCCTCCTGCGGTGCGGTGTTCGGGGCGGTCGAGGGTGCCGGGCTCATGCGGCCGGTCCGGTCCGGCCCCGGGCGCCGTCCAGCAGCCCGCGCAGGATGCGTCCGGTCCTGACGCCGCGCGGCGCGACGCACAGCACGTAGAAGACGGCGTACTTCGTGATCCAGAAGCGGTAGCCCCAGCGCCAGGCGCGCGGCAGCAGGCCCGAGCGCACCAGCAGGAGCGTGTTGCGGACCATGTAGTAGTTGCGGACGGGGGAGTGCAGGTGCACGTCCCGCTCACGGCCCGGGATGCGCTGCGTGCGGTCACCCAGCGAGTGCTCGAGGACGGCCCCCGCGACGGCGTGCACGTCGTACCCTGCGCGGCCCGCCCGCAGGCCCCACTCGAGGTCCACGTGGTCGATGAACCACGGCTCGTTCATGGGCCCGACGACGTCGAGCGCGGCGAGGTCCAGCAGGCAGCCCGACGCGAGCAGGAAGACGGCGTCGACGCGCGTGCCGCTCTCCGGCAGGACGGCGCGACGCGGGCCCCACCGCCGCGCGCGGAAGACGAGGATCGCGCCCGGGTTGCGGGGGTCGACGATGACGGGACCGACCGCGGCGACGGGTCGCCCGTCGGGCGCGACGGGGTGCGCGACGAGGTCGTCCACGAGCCGCGCGACCATGTCGGGCGCGGGGCGGGAGTCCTGGTCGGAGAGCAGCACGTGCGTCGCGCCGAGCTGGCGCGCGCGGGCGATGCCCACGTTCTGCGCCGCGCCGATGCCGCGGTTCTCGTCGAGCGCGACGACCTCGCCGCCGCTCGCGTCGAGCGCGCCGCGCAGGCGTGCGACGACGTCCGGGCCGCTCGCGTTGTCGACGACGACCGTGCGCGCGACCTGCGGGACCAGGGCGTCGAGCAGCGCGAGGGTGGCGTCGACCTCGGGCCGGTGGGTGACGACGACCGCGACGACCCGGGGACCGCCGTCGGGGCGCGGCGACGACGCGGTCACGTCAGGCGCGCAGCGAGGCGAGGTACGCCTCGACGTCCTCCAGCCGGGGCAGCAGCCCGGCGGCGCGGGCCTGCGCGAGCGTCGGCGCCTCGGCGTCCTTCTCGGACAGCTGCGGCTCGAGCGGGCTGCCGTCGCGGGCCGTCGTCGGCCACGCGATCGCGAGGTCCGCGTCGAGCGGGTGGATGCCGTGCTCGCGCTCCGGCGCGTAGCCGGTCGAGCACAGGTACGCGACGGTCGAGCCGTCCTCGAGCGACATGAACGCGTGGCCCAGGCCCTCGCCGAGGTAGATCGCGCGGCGGTCCGTGTCGTCGAGCAGGACCGTGTCCCACGTGCCGAACGTCGGCGACCCCTCGCGGATGTCGACGACCACGTCGAGCACCGCGCCCTTGAGGCACGTCACGTACTTGGCCTGGCCGGGCGGGACGTCGGCGAAGTGGACGCCGCGCACGACGCCCGCGGCGGACACCGAGCAGTTGGCCTGCTGGAGGTCGAGCGGGTGGCCCACGACCTCGGTGAACCGCTCGGCCTTGAACCACTCGAGGAACACCCCTCGGGGGTCGCCGAACTGCCGCGGCGTGATCTCCCAGGCACCCGGCACGGCCAGCTCGCGGAACTCCACGGTCGGTCCTTCCCTCGACGACGACGACGCGCCAGCCTACCGGGCGCCGTCGCCCGTCCCGGTCATCGCGTGACCGTGCGGCAGCCGATCGCAGGGTTGTCGCCGGCGGGCACGTTGATCGCGTACGCGCAGACCCGGTGGCTGCCCGGCGGGACGGTCACGACCGCGGAGAAGCCGTGGTCGCTCGTCGGGAAGTAGCGCGCCAGGTCGGGCCGCGGCAGGTTCGCCGTCGTCGCACGGCCGCCCGCGTCGACGTACACGTGCACGTCGATCGGGCCGGTCGCGTCGGCGTCGCGCGCCCAGCCGGACACCACGGTCCGCCCGTCCGCACCGACCGCGACGGCGTCGACCTGGCCGACCGGAGGTGTCGCGGGCATCGTGACGACGCGGCACCCGAGCGACGGGTTGTCGCCCGCGGGCACGTTGATCGCGTACGCGCACACCCGGTGCTGCCCGGCCGGGACGCGCACGGTCACGTCGAACCCGTGGTCGGACGTCGGGAAGTAGCGCGCGAGGTCGGGACGGGGCTTGTCGGCCCGCGTCGCGGTGCCGCCCGAGTCGACGTAGACGTGCACGTCGATCGGCGACGTGGTGTCCGGGTCGCGCGCCCAGCCGCTCAGCGTCGCCTGGCCCGTGCCGGGACTGAGCGCGACCGAGTCGAGCGCGCCGACCGGCGGGTTGGCGGCCATGACGACCGTCCGGCACGACAGCGCCGGGTTGTCGCCCGCCGGCACGTTGATCGGGTAGACGCAGAGCGTGTGCGTGCCCGCGGGGACCCGCACGGTCACCTGGAAGCCGTGGTTCGTGCTGGGGAAGTAGCGGGCCAGGTCGGGGCGCGGCAGGTTCGCACGGGTCGCCGTGGCGCCCGTGTCGACGTACACGTGCACGTCCACCGGGTCGGTGGTGTCGGGGTCGCGCGCCCAACCGGTGACGGTCGCTGTCCCGACGCCGAGCGCGACGGAGTCGATCTGGCCGACGGGCGGCGGGTTCGTGATGGTCACGTGGCGGCACCCGAGCATGCGGTCGGAGCCCTCCCCGACGTTCGCCCCGATGACGCACACCGCGTGCCGTCCGGCCCCCGCGGGCGCGGTGACGCGATAGCCGTGGCGGGACCCGTAGCCGGGGAACGCGGCACCGACGTCGGGCCGGTCGACGTCCGCGGTCGCGACGGTCTCGCGGCCGTCGACCCGGAGGCGGACGGTGATGGGCGACGAGGTGCCGGGGTCGATGAACCACCCGGTCACCGTGATCGAGCTCTGCGTCGTGACGGTGCTGTCCCACGAGCCGAACGGGGTCTCCTGCGACGCGACGTCGGTGAGCGCGGACACGCGCGCGCGGATCGCGGGGAGCTGGTCGTAGAGGCGCTGGCCCGGGCACGACGTGAGCTGCGCGTCGCGGTGCCCGAAGATCGTCGGGAACGTGACGACGGTCCCGGCCGGGTACTTCGACGCGCCCCCGCCCGAGACCATCGAGACGTTCTGCGAGCCGAAGATCCGGTGCAGCGCGAACTTCCACGCGATCGTGCGGGAGATCGCCTCGGTCATCGCGGAGCTGGGCTGCACGGTGTCGAACGAGCCGATCGCGGCCACGCCGAACGTGCGCGAGTTGAAGCCGCCCGTGTGCACGCCGACGATCGGCATGTCCGTGCCGCCCGCGCGTCCCTCGAACACGCGGCCGAACTGGTCGACGAGGAAGTTGTAGCCGATGTCGCACCAGCCGCGGCCGCCTGCCGCCTCGGGGCGCGTGTGGTACGCGTAGAAGCCGCGGATCAGGCCCGGCACGTCGTCCGCGGAGTAGCTCGCGCTCGACGCGGTGTGGTGCACGGCCGCGGCGACGACCTCGGTGGACAGGTCGGGCTCGCAGGTGCGCAGGGACTCGTCGGCGCCCCACTGCGCGCGCGTGATGATCGTGGGCGGCGGGGGTGCGGCCGCGATCACGTCGGCCGCCGTGCGGATCTCCGGCCCGGCACCGGCGAGGGCCGCGGGCGCCGCCTGGGGCGCCGCGTCGTCCGGGTCGGTGCCCGGGTCGACCAGCACGGCCTTGAGCCCCTGCACGCCACCGCTCGCCGACTCGGCCCACACCTGCACGCCGTCGGCGTCGAGCGCGACGATCGGGTCGGTCGCGCCGCGCCGGCCGCTGCCCGCCTCGCGCGAGCCGGCGTCGGGCGAGACGTCCGACGGGCCGACGGCCTGCCAGTCGGTCCACTCGCCCGCGTGCCGCGTGCGGTAGCGGACGACCGTGTCGTCCGACTGCGGCGCGGCCGCGTCCCAGGTGATGCCGAGGACCGAGAACGGTGCGGTGTCGAGCGGCGCGGTGAGCACGTCGGGGGTGGTGGTCGGTTCCGTCGCGGGCGGCGCGGCCGGCGGGGCGGTCGGTGCCGCGGTCGGTGCCGCGGACGCCGTGGCGGCCGGCGACGGCGTCGCGGTGGGCGTCGCCGACGGTGCCGCGGTCAACGGCGCGGTCGCGTCGCCGAGCGCACGGGGTGCGGCCTCGGGGGACGTCGCGGGCGCGGGCGTCGCCGCGTCGGGCGCAGGCGCGGCGTCGCCTGTCGGGCTGCCGTCCGCCGTGGCCGGAGCGGCGGTCTCGCCCTCGTCGACCGACTCGGCAGGCAGAGGCGCGGCCGCGGGCAGGTCGTCCAGCGCGGTCCGCTCGACGCCGGACAGGTCGAGCTCCACGGTGCTCGGTGCCGTCCCGGCGTCCGTCGCCGCAGCGGTGCGTGCCTGCGTCGTCGTCGCGGCCTCCGGCGGGGCGAGCACCGCCGCTGGTGCGGGCGCACCGGTCGCCGCCAACGTGAGCGCGAGGAGCACAGTCGCAGCCGTCGTCATCGTTTCCCCCTTCGGAACCGCCCCAGCAGACCACAGGCGGTGCGGGGAGCCGGGGACGACACACCGAGCCTCAGGACCCGCGTGAGGCGCTTTCCGGGGCGGTGCCGGGACGCCGGGTCACGAGCACGAACTCGTTGTACGTGAAGACCTTGCCCGCGACCCGGGGAAGGGGGAACGAGTACTGGCGGCCGGCGACCAGGCCCAGGTCGGCCGCGAGCCGGCGCAGCACCGCGTGGTCGCTGAACCGCACGTGCGTCGCGTCGCTGCGGTAGCCGCGCTCCTGCGGCGTGACGAACACCGCCGAGCCGCCAGGACGCAGGACCTTCACGTACCGGCGCAGGATGTCGACCGCCTCCCCGGCGTCGAGGTGCTCCACGACGTGCGCGACGAGCAGGCCGTCGTAGGACCCCGGGCGGGACAGCACCGGGTCCGCGAAGAACTCCGTGTCGGTGTACGCGTCGAGGCCGCGGGCGCGCGCCACCTCGATCGAGTGCGCGTTGTGGTCGACGCCCACCGAGCCGGGGTCGAGGCTCCCGAGGTTGCGCCCGATGCCGCACCCGACGTCGACGGCCCGGCCCAGCCGCATGCGCCGCACGTGCC
The sequence above is a segment of the Cellulomonas fimi genome. Coding sequences within it:
- a CDS encoding glycosyltransferase family 2 protein, with the protein product MTASSPRPDGGPRVVAVVVTHRPEVDATLALLDALVPQVARTVVVDNASGPDVVARLRGALDASGGEVVALDENRGIGAAQNVGIARARQLGATHVLLSDQDSRPAPDMVARLVDDLVAHPVAPDGRPVAAVGPVIVDPRNPGAILVFRARRWGPRRAVLPESGTRVDAVFLLASGCLLDLAALDVVGPMNEPWFIDHVDLEWGLRAGRAGYDVHAVAGAVLEHSLGDRTQRIPGRERDVHLHSPVRNYYMVRNTLLLVRSGLLPRAWRWGYRFWITKYAVFYVLCVAPRGVRTGRILRGLLDGARGRTGPAA
- a CDS encoding class I SAM-dependent methyltransferase, whose protein sequence is MGDAERPTASPEYADRLVRRSTARWKSLLHAQAPYQWHVRRMRLGRAVDVGCGIGRNLGSLDPGSVGVDHNAHSIEVARARGLDAYTDTEFFADPVLSRPGSYDGLLVAHVVEHLDAGEAVDILRRYVKVLRPGGSAVFVTPQERGYRSDATHVRFSDHAVLRRLAADLGLVAGRQYSFPLPRVAGKVFTYNEFVLVTRRPGTAPESASRGS
- a CDS encoding peptidoglycan recognition protein family protein, whose product is MTTAATVLLALTLAATGAPAPAAVLAPPEAATTTQARTAAATDAGTAPSTVELDLSGVERTALDDLPAAAPLPAESVDEGETAAPATADGSPTGDAAPAPDAATPAPATSPEAAPRALGDATAPLTAAPSATPTATPSPAATASAAPTAAPTAPPAAPPATEPTTTPDVLTAPLDTAPFSVLGITWDAAAPQSDDTVVRYRTRHAGEWTDWQAVGPSDVSPDAGSREAGSGRRGATDPIVALDADGVQVWAESASGGVQGLKAVLVDPGTDPDDAAPQAAPAALAGAGPEIRTAADVIAAAPPPPTIITRAQWGADESLRTCEPDLSTEVVAAAVHHTASSASYSADDVPGLIRGFYAYHTRPEAAGGRGWCDIGYNFLVDQFGRVFEGRAGGTDMPIVGVHTGGFNSRTFGVAAIGSFDTVQPSSAMTEAISRTIAWKFALHRIFGSQNVSMVSGGGASKYPAGTVVTFPTIFGHRDAQLTSCPGQRLYDQLPAIRARVSALTDVASQETPFGSWDSTVTTQSSITVTGWFIDPGTSSPITVRLRVDGRETVATADVDRPDVGAAFPGYGSRHGYRVTAPAGAGRHAVCVIGANVGEGSDRMLGCRHVTITNPPPVGQIDSVALGVGTATVTGWARDPDTTDPVDVHVYVDTGATATRANLPRPDLARYFPSTNHGFQVTVRVPAGTHTLCVYPINVPAGDNPALSCRTVVMAANPPVGALDSVALSPGTGQATLSGWARDPDTTSPIDVHVYVDSGGTATRADKPRPDLARYFPTSDHGFDVTVRVPAGQHRVCAYAINVPAGDNPSLGCRVVTMPATPPVGQVDAVAVGADGRTVVSGWARDADATGPIDVHVYVDAGGRATTANLPRPDLARYFPTSDHGFSAVVTVPPGSHRVCAYAINVPAGDNPAIGCRTVTR
- a CDS encoding dTDP-4-dehydrorhamnose 3,5-epimerase family protein, giving the protein MEFRELAVPGAWEITPRQFGDPRGVFLEWFKAERFTEVVGHPLDLQQANCSVSAAGVVRGVHFADVPPGQAKYVTCLKGAVLDVVVDIREGSPTFGTWDTVLLDDTDRRAIYLGEGLGHAFMSLEDGSTVAYLCSTGYAPEREHGIHPLDADLAIAWPTTARDGSPLEPQLSEKDAEAPTLAQARAAGLLPRLEDVEAYLASLRA